Genomic segment of Streptosporangium sp. NBC_01755:
CCAACGATTGGATAATGCGGGTCTCGGGAGGTCGGGTCAAGGGGCTGTTCCCCACTAGAACCAGATCGTCTAGTTTTGTTGGCACAAAGGGGACTTAATGGCGCGGTCAACGCTGTATCAACTGGTGGCCTCCGATCTGAGGAGGACCATCTACTCCGGTGCGCTCGGACCAGGGGATCAGCTGCCGACCGAGGCGGAGCTCATGATCGTGCACCAGGTGAGCCGGAACACCGTGCGGCTCGCTCTCGGCGAGCTTGTGAACGAGGGCCTGGTCACCCGCACCCCCCGCAGGGGCACCGTCGTGCGGGAGCGCCGCCCGCTGCTCATGCACCCCCAGCGCGAGCTGCAGCCGCGGCGTGAGGAGACCCTGGAGGCCTTCGCCTGGGCGGTCTCGCAGGAGGGGCGCGCGCCGAGCCAGGAGATCGAGGTCTCGATCGTGCAACCGGCCGAGGAGATCGCCAGCAGGCTGGAGCTCTCGGACGACGAGCTCGCCGTGGTCCGCCGCAGGCTGCGCTTCGTGGACGGCCAGCCCTACAACACCAACGACTCCTACTTTCCGCTGGCCCTGGTCGCCGACTCCGAGATCACCCGCCCCGGCGACATCAGGCGCGGGGCCAACAAGGTTCTCGAGGAGCTCGGCCACCGGCAGGTGCGGATGGTGGACGACATCTGGGCGCGGATGCCCAACAGCGCGGAGACCGAGCGGCTCCAGCTCCAGCTCGGCACGCCGGTCGTCGTCTACATCCGGGTCGGTTACGACGAGGAGGACACCCCCGTGCGCGTGGCGGTGTCGGTACTGCCCGCGGACAAGCACCTGATCAGGTACGAGCTGGAAAGCCGTTGACATCTCCGTAACCGCCCTGACGGGCCGGCCTCCGCCCCGCTCGCGTCGCGGGCGACCACCGGGCCGCGTCCGCCGGGCGGCCGGGTCCCGCCTTCCCCACCCGCCCGTGCTCCTCCCGTTCGGCGCCCTCCGGTCCGTGTCTTCCCCGGTCCCGGCAGTCTCGCCCGAGGTCCCCCCGCTCGTCGCCCTCCCGCCTGCGCCTCTCCCGCCTGCGCTTCTCATGCTTCTTGCGCCTCTTGCGCCTGCTGCGCCTCTTGTGCCTGTCGCACCAGCCGGCGTCTCCTCGCCGCTCGCCCCAAGCCCCTAGGCATCCGCCTAGCCCGACACGGGTGCCGTGCGCCATCGTGCGGTCACGCTCCGTGTTAACTCGCGTACCGAACGCAACGAAGGGATGAACCATGCACTCGAACACCGCCAGTCCCACCACCGCGCGCCCGTTCACGCTGCGCAGGGCCACGGACGGTGATCTGGACGAGGTGCTCGCGCTCCTCGCCGAGACCGCCGGGTGGCTGAACCGCCGCGGCGTGCGGCAGTGGCCCGCCGCCGGCTTTCCCGCCGAGCGCATCACCCCGCTGATCGGCGAGGGCGTCATGTACCTGCTGGACGGGGAGAACGGGCTCGCCGCCACCCTCGCCCTGGACACTCACGCCGACCCCGAGTTCTGGGCTCCGCAGGACGAGCCCGGTTCGGCGCTCTACGTCCACAAACTGGCCGTGGCGCGCGCCCACGTCGGCCGGGGGCTGGGAGAGGTGCTGCTGGACTGGGCGGGCCTGCGGGTCCTGGCCCTGGGGAGAAGATGGCTCAGGCTTGACTGCTCCAAGGACAACTCAAGACTTCAGGACTACTATCGGGGGCAGCGTTTCGCGCACCTCCGCACGGTCGACCTGTCGCATCGCGCCTCCGGCGCCCTGTTCCAGCGGCCGGGTGGCCTGCGCGCCCACGGATCAGGTCTCGCGCTGCCCTTCTCGGACCGGCGAGGGTCATCCGTCCCCGAGCATGTCTGAACCACGGCGATCTCAGGGCAAACCCATCCGATAGCCTCCATTCATGACCGGATCCTTGCTTGAGGTGATCACGCTTGACGTGCGTGATGCCGTCGCGGCCGAAGCCGGTGGCGCCGATCGCCTGGAGGTCGTCGCCGATATGGCCGTAGGCGGGCTCACCCCGGCGCCGGAGACGGTCGCGGCGATCTCCAAGGAGTGCGCGCTGCCGCAGATGGTGATGCTGCGCGGCGAGGCCTCGTTCCTGGCCACGCCCGAGTCGCTGAAGGCCCTGAGCCGCCAGGCCAGGGCACTCACCGACGCGGGCGCGGCCGGGTTCGTGTTCGGGTTCCTCGATCGGGCGGGGGTGGTCGACCTGGCCGCCACCGAGGTACTCATCCACGCGGTCGCGCCGCTGCCCTGGACCTTCCACCGGGCGGTGGACCATGCGGCCGACATCCAGGCGAGCTGGCGTGCCGTCCGGCTGCTGCCCAACCTCGCCACCGTGCTCACCTCTGGCGCGCCCGGTGGCGTGGCGGACGGGCTGCCGCTGCTCAAGGCCCGGTGCGAGGCCGGCGACGGCCCGCTGATCATGGCCGGGGGCGGGCTGAGGCCGGGCCATGTCGGGGCACTGATGGAGTACGGCGTGCGGGCCTTCCATGTCGGCAGCGCCGTGCGGGCGTCCTGGTCGGACCCGGTCGACACCCGCAGGGTCCGCGAGTGGCGCGCCCTGGTCGACTGAGGCGCGCAGGGAGCCGCTGCCGGGTCGCCCCGATCAGGCGTCACCGCCGGCCGGGCGGACCGGCGATCGAGGTCAGGGCGTCGACGGAGCCGGGGTGGGGTCCAGGGCCAGGTCGGCACGGCGCAGGGCGGCGGTCATGGTCTTGATCGTGGCGGGCTCGTCCATCACGCCCTCGCCCGCCTCGCGCCGCTCCCGCCAGGCACGCACCCGATGGGCGTACTCCCGGTAGCGGGACAGGTGGAAGGCATAGACCGTCGCGTACCGGCTGACCAGGTGTGACGGGTGCATGTCCCAGCCCTGGTAGAAGCCGTGGCCCAGGGAGTGCCCGACCAGCTCCGCGTGGCGCCGCCACAGCTCCTGCACGGCCCGCCGGTCATCCGAGGCGGGAGAGGCCGCCAGCGAGCCGTCCGAAAGTTCCACGCCGGTCCCGGCGAAGACCGTCTGCATGACGTGCCGGGCGTGGTCACAGGCGGGATGGTCCAGCCGCTGCTCGTGCGGGGGCAGGGCGCAGCTCGCCGTGTAGTCGAAGACGCCGAAGTGCGCCGCGGCCAGCCTGCCCCGCAGGGAGGCGACCAGGCCGGAGTCGAGGAAGCGCACCGTCTGCGGCGCCTCCACCTGGATCTCGAACCGGAGCGTGCCCTCACGAAGGCCCAGCCCGTCCTCCAGCGCTCGCAGGCAGTCGGCGAACTGGTGGAGATAGGCCCTCATCAGCACCTTCGGGAAGGTGACCACGAATCCCTCGGGCAGGTGCCCGACCCGCTCGACCACGCCGGTGAGGAAGCCGTCCAGCGTCCTGAGGGAGCGGACCGGGTCACCGTCGGCGAACGACTTCACCCGTAGCCCCCAGCGGCGAGGGAGTGTTCCAGCCATGTGCATGGCCGCGAGCGCCTCGGCGGCGCCGCGGGTGTGGCCGTCCTCCTCCTCGGGACGCGGCCCGTACCCGTCCTCGAAGTCGACGCGCAGGTCCTCGACGGGCTCCTCACCGAGTTTGGCGAGCACCCTGCCGTGGACGGCTCCGGCGACGTCCCCGTCCACGCCGAGGATCGCGGCCAGGTCGCCCTCCGGCAGGTGCCGCCGCATCAGCTCCAGCGCGGCGTCACCCCACGCCCGCACCGTCCCGGCGTCGAACCGGTCCGCGGGGACGTAGACCGTGTGCACCGGCTGCCACCCGACCGGCCCGTACGGGTACAGCGCGGACTGCTCGCGATGAGTCCGCTCGAAGCCCGGGATCAGTGCGGACGGGTCGGCGAGCGTGACGCGCATGCTGATGCTCCTTTGAGGACGTGCCGGTATGGACGCCGGGGACGTGCCGGTATGGACGTGCCGGTATGGACGTGCCGGTATGGACGTGCCGGTTCGAACCGGACGCGCCGTTTTGAACGCACCTTAGCCCCAGCTCCTCGCCGCCGATCACCGCAGATGATCGCCGATCGCCACCGATCGCCGCTGATCACCGCCGTCACTACCGTCATCGCCGTCATCGCCGTCACCGCCGCCCCATGCTGACCAGCGGACTCAGCCGGTCCCAACCGGAGCACAAGTCACCATGGCTAAACTTTGCCACCGCAGTTCGATCACTCGTCGATGGGATGACATGAACAGACTCAAGGGGCTCTCCGCGCTGGCCGGGTCCCTGCTGGCCGTACTGCTGATGACGCAGGCGTCTCCGGCCGCCGCGGCGTCCGCGCCCGCGAAGCCCAAGGTGGCCGTGTCGGTGAAGGCGAGCCCGGCCAAGCACGCCGGCAAGTGCCCGGTGACCGTCGGCTTCACGGCGAAGATCAAGGTAAGCGGGCCCACCGTGGTGGCCTACCGCTGGCTCAGGGGCGACGGCTCCAAGAGCGCGGTGAAGACCGTCAAGGTGAACGGGACGAAGATCCTGAAGGATCGCGCCACCTTCCGCGGCAACCTGAAGGGCTGGCAGGCGCTTCAGGTGCTGAGCCCGCGCAAGGTCGTCTCCAAGAAGGCGAACTTCACGATCTCCTGCGCGCCGCAGAACGGCGGCGGTAACGGCGGTAGTGGCGGTGACGGCGGTGACGGCGGCGTCGACCCGCAGGGCCCGGCGGAGGGGCAGGGCCCCGACGGTCCGGGTGGCGAGCAGGGCGGCACCGAGAGCGGGAACGGCGAATAGCGCGAACAGCGCCCTGGCCGCGGCCACGCCCCGGTTCTCCGGGCGTGGCCGCGGCCGCGTCATTGACGGCCGCAGGCGGTGAGCATGGCGGCGAGTCCGAGGAGTTTCACCCGCTCGCCCCGGTCGAGGGACCTGGCCAGTGCCGCCTCGGCGGCCTCGATGGACAGCCAGTGCTCGTAGGTGATCGGTGAGACGCCCCGGGAGGCGAGGAGGTCGTCCGGGTCCGTGCGGCGTACCGGTTCGTGGCCGGCGAGATCGGCGAGAAGGGTGTGGACCGTCTCGGCGGCGTCGGACTTGTTGGTGCCGATCACACCGCTGGGACCACGCTTGAGCCAGCCCGCCACGTACTCGCGGTCGCGGACCCGGCCCGCCTCGTTC
This window contains:
- a CDS encoding GntR family transcriptional regulator: MARSTLYQLVASDLRRTIYSGALGPGDQLPTEAELMIVHQVSRNTVRLALGELVNEGLVTRTPRRGTVVRERRPLLMHPQRELQPRREETLEAFAWAVSQEGRAPSQEIEVSIVQPAEEIASRLELSDDELAVVRRRLRFVDGQPYNTNDSYFPLALVADSEITRPGDIRRGANKVLEELGHRQVRMVDDIWARMPNSAETERLQLQLGTPVVVYIRVGYDEEDTPVRVAVSVLPADKHLIRYELESR
- a CDS encoding GNAT family N-acetyltransferase, translated to MHSNTASPTTARPFTLRRATDGDLDEVLALLAETAGWLNRRGVRQWPAAGFPAERITPLIGEGVMYLLDGENGLAATLALDTHADPEFWAPQDEPGSALYVHKLAVARAHVGRGLGEVLLDWAGLRVLALGRRWLRLDCSKDNSRLQDYYRGQRFAHLRTVDLSHRASGALFQRPGGLRAHGSGLALPFSDRRGSSVPEHV
- a CDS encoding DUF6986 family protein, which encodes MRVTLADPSALIPGFERTHREQSALYPYGPVGWQPVHTVYVPADRFDAGTVRAWGDAALELMRRHLPEGDLAAILGVDGDVAGAVHGRVLAKLGEEPVEDLRVDFEDGYGPRPEEEDGHTRGAAEALAAMHMAGTLPRRWGLRVKSFADGDPVRSLRTLDGFLTGVVERVGHLPEGFVVTFPKVLMRAYLHQFADCLRALEDGLGLREGTLRFEIQVEAPQTVRFLDSGLVASLRGRLAAAHFGVFDYTASCALPPHEQRLDHPACDHARHVMQTVFAGTGVELSDGSLAASPASDDRRAVQELWRRHAELVGHSLGHGFYQGWDMHPSHLVSRYATVYAFHLSRYREYAHRVRAWRERREAGEGVMDEPATIKTMTAALRRADLALDPTPAPSTP
- a CDS encoding copper homeostasis protein CutC, with product MTGSLLEVITLDVRDAVAAEAGGADRLEVVADMAVGGLTPAPETVAAISKECALPQMVMLRGEASFLATPESLKALSRQARALTDAGAAGFVFGFLDRAGVVDLAATEVLIHAVAPLPWTFHRAVDHAADIQASWRAVRLLPNLATVLTSGAPGGVADGLPLLKARCEAGDGPLIMAGGGLRPGHVGALMEYGVRAFHVGSAVRASWSDPVDTRRVREWRALVD